One segment of Procambarus clarkii isolate CNS0578487 chromosome 1, FALCON_Pclarkii_2.0, whole genome shotgun sequence DNA contains the following:
- the LOC138363689 gene encoding uncharacterized PE-PGRS family protein PE_PGRS10-like — MAILGIVFHQILSSFVESAAAGGELVLVSAAAAGGELAISSAAEGGGLVMKSAAAGGGMVMTSAVAGGGLVMTSAAAGGGLVMASAVAGGGLVMASEAAGGGLVMATEAAGGGLVMASAVAGGGLVMASEAAGGGLVMASAGGGLVMASAAAGGGQVMASAAAGRGLVMASAAAGKGLVMASATAGRGLVMASAAAGEGLVMASSAAGGGLVMASAAAGGGLVMASAAAGEGLVMASATAGRGLVMTSATAGRGLVMASAAAGEGLVMASAAAGRGLVMASAAAGRGLVMASAAAGRGLVMASAAAGRGLVMASAVAGRGLVMASAAAGGGLVMASAAAGRGLVMTSATAGGGLVMTSATAGRGLVMASAAAGGGLVMASAAAGEGLVMASAAAGRGLVMASAAAGGGLVMASAAAGRGLVMASAAAGEGLVMASAAAGGGLVMASAAAGGGLVMASAAAGGGLVMASAAAGEGLVMASAAAGGGLVMASAAAGGGLVMASAAAGGGLVMASAGEGLVMASAAAGGGLVMASAAAGEGLVMASAAAAGGGLVMASAAAGGGLVMASAGGGLVMASAAAGGGLVMASAAAGEGLVMAGDGVSSSSRWRAGDGVSRSK; from the coding sequence atggcaatcttgggcatagtatttcatCAAATCCTCTCGTCTTTTGTCgagtcagcagcagcaggcggAGAGCTGGTATtggtgtcagcagcagcagcaggtggagaactGGCGATTTCGTCAGCAGCAGAAGGTGGAGGGCTGGTGATgaagtcagcagcagcaggtggagggatGGTGATGACGTCGGCAGTAGCAGGTGGAGGGCTGGTGATgacgtcagcagcagcaggtggagggctGGTGATGGCGTCAGCAGTAGCAGGTGGAGGGCTGGTGATGGCGTCAGAAGCAGCAGGTGGAGGGCTGGTGATGGCGACAGAAGCAGCAGGTGGAGGGCTGGTGATGGCGTCAGCAGTAGCAGGTGGAGGGCTGGTGATGGCGTCAGAAGCAGCAGGTGGAGGGCTGGTGATGGCGTCAGCAGGTGGAGGGCTGGTGATggcgtcagcagcagcaggtggagggcaggtgatggcgtcagcagcagcaggtagagGGCTGGTGATGgcgtcagcagcagcaggcaaaGGGCTGGTGATGGCGTCAGCAACAGCAGGTAGAGGGCTGGTGATggcgtcagcagcagcaggtgaaggGCTGGTGATGGCGTcatcagcagcaggtggagggctggtgatggcgtcagcagcagcaggtggagggctggtgatggcgtcagcagcagcaggcgaAGGGCTGGTGATGGCGTCAGCAACAGCAGGTAGAGGGCTGGTGATGACGTCAGCAACAGCAGGTAGAGGGCTGGTGATggcgtcagcagcagcaggtgaaggGCTGGTGATggcgtcagcagcagcaggtagagGGCTGGTGATggcgtcagcagcagcaggtagagGGCTGGTGATggcgtcagcagcagcaggtagagGGCTGGTGATggcgtcagcagcagcaggtagagGGCTGGTGATGGCGTCAGCAGTAGCAGGTAGAGGGCTGGTGATggcgtcagcagcagcaggtggagggctggtgatggcgtcagcagcagcaggtagagGGCTGGTGATGACGTCAGCAACAGCAGGTGGAGGGCTGGTGATGACGTCAGCAACAGCAGGTAGAGGGCTGGTGATggcgtcagcagcagcaggtggagggctggtgatggcgtcagcagcagcaggtgaaggGCTGGTGATggcgtcagcagcagcaggtagagGGCTGGTGATggcgtcagcagcagcaggtggagggctggtgatggcgtcagcagcagcaggtagagGGCTGGTGATggcgtcagcagcagcaggtgaaggGCTGGTGATggcgtcagcagcagcaggtggagggctggtgatggcgtcagcagcagcaggtggagggctggtgatggcgtcagcagcagcaggtggagggctggtgatggcgtcagcagcagcaggtgaaggGCTGGTGATggcgtcagcagcagcaggtggagggctggtgatggcgtcagcagcagcaggtggagggctggtgatggcgtcagcagcagcaggtggagggctGGTGATGGCGTCAGCAGGTGAAGGGCTGGTGATggcgtcagcagcagcaggtggagggctggtgatggcgtcagcagcagcaggtgaaggGCTGGTGATggcgtcagcagcagcagcaggtggagggctggtgatggcgtcagcagcagcaggtggagggctGGTGATGGCGTCAGCAGGTGGAGGGCTGGTGATggcgtcagcagcagcaggtggagggctggtgatggcgtcagcagcagcaggtgaagggctggtgatggctggtgatggcgtcagcagcagcagcaggtggagggctGGTGATGGCGTCAGCAGAAGCAAGTAG